A single region of the Polyodon spathula isolate WHYD16114869_AA chromosome 12, ASM1765450v1, whole genome shotgun sequence genome encodes:
- the thg1l gene encoding probable tRNA(His) guanylyltransferase isoform X3 → MTRCAQAVMEELEDIVIAYGQSDEYSFVFQKKSNWFKRRASKFMTHVASQFASSYVFYWKDYFQDQTLLYPPGFDGRVILYPSNQNLRDYLSWRQADCHINNLFNTVFWNLVQKGGLTTSQAEEKLRGTLSGDKNEILFSEFNINYNNEPVIHRKGTALVWKKIDETTTKTIKLPNEEKEKEIVVTRTRKKVTPLHCDLIGEEFWEEHSEILEDDS, encoded by the exons ATGACAAGGTGTGCCCAGGCTGTGATGGAGGAGCTGGAGGATATAGTGATCGCTTACGGGCAGAGTGACGagtacagttttgttttccaaaaGAAGTCTAACTGGTTCAAAAGAAGAGCCAG caaatTCATGACACATGTGGCCTCCCAATTTGCTTCAAGTTACGTCTTTTATTGGAAGGATTATTTTCAGGACCAGACTCTTCTGTACCCACCAGGGTTTGATGGGAGAGTCATTCTGTACCCCAGCAATCAGAATTTGCGAGATTACCTTAGCTGGAGGCAGGCTGATT GCCATATCAATAACCTTTTCAACACAGTGTTTTGGAATTTGGTGCAGAAAGGTGGACTGACAACTTCTCAGGCTGAAGAGAAATTGAGG GGCACTCTTTCAGGAGATAAAAATGAGATTTTGTTTTCTGAGTTCAACATAAACTACAATAACGAGCCTGTGATCCACAGGAAAGGCACTGCTCTTGTTTGGAAGAAG attgaTGAAACCACAACGAAAACAATAAAACTTCCAaatgaagagaaagaaaaagaaattgtaGTGACAAGGACCCGGAAAAAAGTCACTCCTCTGCATTGTGACCTCATCGGGGAGGAGTTTTGGGAAGAGCACTCAGAGATTCTGGAAGATGACAGCTAG
- the thg1l gene encoding probable tRNA(His) guanylyltransferase isoform X2, with protein sequence MPRRFAEQHSFTKPNDDRALNLMTRCAQAVMEELEDIVIAYGQSDEYSFVFQKKSNWFKRRASKFMTHVASQFASSYVFYWKDYFQDQTLLYPPGFDGRVILYPSNQNLRDYLSWRQADCHINNLFNTVFWNLVQKGGLTTSQAEEKLRGTLSGDKNEILFSEFNINYNNEPVIHRKGTALVWKKIDETTTKTIKLPNEEKEKEIVVTRTRKKVTPLHCDLIGEEFWEEHSEILEDDS encoded by the exons GTTTGCAGAGCAGCACAGTTTTACAAAGCCTAACGATGACCGTGCATTGAACCTGATGACAAGGTGTGCCCAGGCTGTGATGGAGGAGCTGGAGGATATAGTGATCGCTTACGGGCAGAGTGACGagtacagttttgttttccaaaaGAAGTCTAACTGGTTCAAAAGAAGAGCCAG caaatTCATGACACATGTGGCCTCCCAATTTGCTTCAAGTTACGTCTTTTATTGGAAGGATTATTTTCAGGACCAGACTCTTCTGTACCCACCAGGGTTTGATGGGAGAGTCATTCTGTACCCCAGCAATCAGAATTTGCGAGATTACCTTAGCTGGAGGCAGGCTGATT GCCATATCAATAACCTTTTCAACACAGTGTTTTGGAATTTGGTGCAGAAAGGTGGACTGACAACTTCTCAGGCTGAAGAGAAATTGAGG GGCACTCTTTCAGGAGATAAAAATGAGATTTTGTTTTCTGAGTTCAACATAAACTACAATAACGAGCCTGTGATCCACAGGAAAGGCACTGCTCTTGTTTGGAAGAAG attgaTGAAACCACAACGAAAACAATAAAACTTCCAaatgaagagaaagaaaaagaaattgtaGTGACAAGGACCCGGAAAAAAGTCACTCCTCTGCATTGTGACCTCATCGGGGAGGAGTTTTGGGAAGAGCACTCAGAGATTCTGGAAGATGACAGCTAG
- the thg1l gene encoding probable tRNA(His) guanylyltransferase isoform X1 — protein sequence MAKSKFEYVRNFEVDDTCLRNCWIVVRLDGRNFHKFAEQHSFTKPNDDRALNLMTRCAQAVMEELEDIVIAYGQSDEYSFVFQKKSNWFKRRASKFMTHVASQFASSYVFYWKDYFQDQTLLYPPGFDGRVILYPSNQNLRDYLSWRQADCHINNLFNTVFWNLVQKGGLTTSQAEEKLRGTLSGDKNEILFSEFNINYNNEPVIHRKGTALVWKKIDETTTKTIKLPNEEKEKEIVVTRTRKKVTPLHCDLIGEEFWEEHSEILEDDS from the exons CCTGCTTAAGAAACTGCTGGATTGTGGTTAGATTGGATGGGAGGAATTTTCACAA GTTTGCAGAGCAGCACAGTTTTACAAAGCCTAACGATGACCGTGCATTGAACCTGATGACAAGGTGTGCCCAGGCTGTGATGGAGGAGCTGGAGGATATAGTGATCGCTTACGGGCAGAGTGACGagtacagttttgttttccaaaaGAAGTCTAACTGGTTCAAAAGAAGAGCCAG caaatTCATGACACATGTGGCCTCCCAATTTGCTTCAAGTTACGTCTTTTATTGGAAGGATTATTTTCAGGACCAGACTCTTCTGTACCCACCAGGGTTTGATGGGAGAGTCATTCTGTACCCCAGCAATCAGAATTTGCGAGATTACCTTAGCTGGAGGCAGGCTGATT GCCATATCAATAACCTTTTCAACACAGTGTTTTGGAATTTGGTGCAGAAAGGTGGACTGACAACTTCTCAGGCTGAAGAGAAATTGAGG GGCACTCTTTCAGGAGATAAAAATGAGATTTTGTTTTCTGAGTTCAACATAAACTACAATAACGAGCCTGTGATCCACAGGAAAGGCACTGCTCTTGTTTGGAAGAAG attgaTGAAACCACAACGAAAACAATAAAACTTCCAaatgaagagaaagaaaaagaaattgtaGTGACAAGGACCCGGAAAAAAGTCACTCCTCTGCATTGTGACCTCATCGGGGAGGAGTTTTGGGAAGAGCACTCAGAGATTCTGGAAGATGACAGCTAG